One window from the genome of Methanothermobacter sp. K4 encodes:
- a CDS encoding prenyltransferase: MHKLDVKKKKSRWYLLSEVIKLGRLPFLGAGLILYATGAVLAGIGRGYLPPDQFIMGYAIVMPAHLSVSYSNDYYDFELDNPDAATAYTGGSGVLQRHPELRGFAWKFAVLLISVSLALAVIYTFIYRNPAVLLLAVAGNLLGWFYSAPPARLSYRGLGEVATALTGFIFPAMGYSVIRGVIDTPLILFSIPIMLLQLVFIINVEIPDLREDLLGGKMTFPVRRGVPASRAVMALSATAATVALGLLEFSPHFDPRISFPIIALLSLTVTVPCIYYYLHGSDEVNVKGSEVVMNSLIAFGALDLLYLISVLVMQ, translated from the coding sequence ATGCATAAACTGGATGTCAAGAAAAAAAAGTCCCGGTGGTATTTACTGTCTGAGGTTATCAAACTGGGTAGACTTCCATTTCTCGGGGCTGGCCTGATCCTCTATGCCACAGGGGCCGTTCTTGCAGGTATAGGGAGGGGTTACCTTCCCCCTGACCAGTTCATCATGGGATATGCGATCGTGATGCCGGCCCATCTTTCTGTATCCTACAGCAATGACTACTATGACTTTGAACTGGACAACCCTGATGCTGCGACAGCATATACCGGGGGAAGCGGGGTTCTCCAGAGACACCCGGAACTCAGAGGATTTGCCTGGAAGTTCGCTGTCCTTCTCATATCAGTATCCCTGGCACTTGCCGTTATCTACACTTTCATCTACCGTAATCCTGCAGTTCTTCTACTTGCAGTTGCCGGTAATCTGCTTGGATGGTTTTACAGTGCCCCACCAGCCAGACTCTCATACAGGGGGCTGGGTGAGGTTGCAACAGCCCTTACAGGTTTCATATTCCCTGCAATGGGTTACTCTGTAATCAGGGGCGTGATTGATACCCCTCTAATCCTCTTCTCCATCCCAATAATGCTTCTGCAGCTTGTTTTCATCATAAACGTTGAGATACCTGACCTCAGGGAGGACCTGCTGGGGGGCAAGATGACGTTTCCTGTCAGGAGGGGTGTGCCTGCATCCAGGGCAGTTATGGCCTTAAGTGCGACTGCTGCAACGGTTGCACTGGGACTTCTCGAATTCTCCCCACATTTTGATCCCAGGATCAGTTTTCCCATAATAGCTCTACTTTCACTTACAGTCACAGTTCCCTGCATCTATTATTACCTCCATGGCTCAGATGAAGTTAATGTGAAGGGATCTGAGGTTGTGATGAACTCACTCATAGCCTTCGGGGCCCTTGACCTCCTCTACCTCATCAGTGTTCTGGTGATGCAATGA
- a CDS encoding HEAT repeat domain-containing protein, with the protein MADRTLKDNIGLMDSEEKMKAVDELEPSEESVEILLRLLEDESHPVRFKAAEKLAEFGKVSLEGLIEIMDTAEGDVRRYATFALKKIGDPCVVDHFIEALGDEDWGVRKFAARSLGELGDKRAVEPLIGALEDEDWGVKLAAVRSLGDLRDPRAIEPIKKARRKGDKDFKKAANKSLKKIQS; encoded by the coding sequence ATGGCTGATAGGACCTTGAAGGATAATATTGGCCTCATGGATTCAGAGGAAAAGATGAAGGCCGTGGATGAACTTGAACCATCAGAGGAATCCGTTGAAATACTTTTAAGACTTCTGGAGGATGAAAGTCATCCTGTCAGATTTAAAGCTGCAGAGAAACTTGCAGAATTCGGGAAAGTATCTCTTGAGGGGCTCATTGAAATAATGGACACTGCAGAGGGGGATGTCAGGAGATACGCCACATTCGCCCTCAAGAAGATAGGGGATCCCTGCGTTGTGGATCACTTCATTGAGGCACTTGGGGATGAGGACTGGGGAGTGAGGAAATTCGCTGCAAGGTCCCTTGGGGAACTGGGGGATAAGAGGGCCGTGGAACCACTCATAGGGGCACTTGAGGATGAGGACTGGGGAGTTAAACTGGCAGCTGTAAGGTCACTTGGCGACCTAAGGGATCCAAGGGCCATAGAGCCAATCAAGAAGGCCAGAAGAAAGGGGGATAAGGACTTCAAGAAGGCTGCCAATAAGTCACTCAAAAAGATCCAGTCCTAG